ATTAATATTACCGATGTTCCCAGTTTAAATTTATCTTCCCGTCCCGTACCTGCCACCCCCCATCAATTTGCTAAACTTGCTGAACTCATTCGTCACGAACGACAACGACATTTTGCTATTTTTCTTGTTTCTGCTCAACCAAGTCGATCCGTTGCACTGTTATCTGAACATGATTGTCCGTCTAAATTTATTCCTAACCCCCGTGATTATCCGGCTATTGATAACTTAATTAAAAATACTCCTGTTGCTTTAAAATATACGGGATTAGCAGAATTAGAAGGCTTTATTTTACCGACATTTCGATTAGTTTTAATCACTGACCGAGAATTTTATGGGCAACATTCCCTCGCCACTCCCAGTTATATTAGAAAACGACGTCGGGCAACCTCTAAACAAGTTGACTTAAATAAACTAAGACCCGGTGATTTTGTGGTTCACCGTCAACATGGCGTCGGAAAATTTATTAAATTAGAAAGCTTAGTGATTAATAATGAAACCCGTGAATATTTAGTGTTACAATATGAAGATGGAACCTTACGGGTTGCCGCCGATCAAGTCGGAAGTTTATCACGGTTTAGAAGTGCAGGGGGGAAAGTTCCTCAACTGAATAAACTCACCGGACAAGCGTGGGAAAAAACCAAGGAAAAAGTCAAAAAATCCTTAAAGAAATTAGCCGTCGATTTATTAAAATTATACGCCCAACGTGCCCAACAAACGGGTTATGCGTTCCCCCTGGATATGCCTTGGCAACAGGAACTCGAAGACTCCTTTTCCTATCAACCGACTCCCGATCAAATTAAATCCACCCAAGACGTTAAACGGGATATGGAAAGCGATCGCCCGATGGATCGTTTAGTCTGTGGAGATGTGGGATTTGGCAAAACCGAAGTGGCAATTCGAGCTATTTTTAAAGCGGCTACGGCTGGAAAACAGGTGGCATTATTAGCCCCGACAACAATTTTAACTCAACAACATTATCATACCTTAAAAGAACGATTTGCCCCCTATCCCATTGAAGTTGCCTTACTCAATCGTTTTCGCACCACATCGGAAAAACAAGAGATTTTAAAACGATTAGCAACGGGGGAAATTGATGTAATTGTCGGAACTCAAGCGTTACTCGGAAAAAGCGTTCATTTTAAAGATTTAGGGTTATTAGTGGTTGATGAAGAACAACGATTTGGAGTGAATCAGAAGGAAAAAATTAAAACCTTAAAAACCCATGTAGATGTGTTAACCTTAACTGCAACTCCCATTCCTCGAACGTTATATATGGCATTATCGGGAATTCGAGAAATGAGTTTAATTACCACTCCACCGCCCTCCCGTCGTCCCATTCAAACCCATTTAGCACCGTTAAATTTAGAAACCGTAAGAACAGCTATTCGTCAAGAATTAGATCGAGGGGGACAGGTGTTTTATGTTGTGCCTAGAATTGAAGGAATTGAAGAAAAATCTGCCCAAATTCGTGAGATGATTCCTGGGGTGAGATTAGCGATCGCGCACGGACAAATTGATGCTTCTGAATTAGAATCGATTATGTTAACTTTTAGTTCTGGGGAAGCAGATGTTTTAGTATGTACCACGATTATTGAATCCGGCTTAGATATTCCTAGAGTGAATACCATTTTAGTTGAAGACGCTCACCGTTTTGGGTTGGCTCAATTGTATCAATTAAGAGGTCGGGTTGGACGTTCAGGAGTACAAGCTCACGCTTGGTTATTCTATCCCACCACCGCCGATGGACGGGTTAATTTAACTGATGATGCTCGTAAAAGATTAAGAGCGATTCAAGAATTTGCTCAGTTAGGATCGGGTTATCAATTAGCGATGCGAGACTTAGAAATTCGGGGTGCAGGTGATATTTTAGGCGCGGAACAATCCGGTCAAATGGATGTCGTCGGGTTTGATCTTTATAGTGAAATGTTACAGGAAGCGATTCAAGAAGTCAAAGGTCAAGAAATCCCGCAGGTTGATGATACTCAAATTGACTTAAGTTTAACCGCTTTTATTCCTTCTGATTATATCCCCGATTTAGATCAAAAAGTTAGTGCTTATCGGTCAGTGGCGGCTTGTCAAAGTCGAGATGAATTATCTCGAATTGAAGAAGATTGGTGCGATCGTTATGGCCCCATTCCGACTCCAGCCCGTCAATTAATTAGAATTATGGAACTTAAACAAATTGCCAAGAAATTAGGCTTTTCTCGCATTAAACCCGACGGTCAACAACATATCTTATTAGAAACTCCGATGGAGGAACCCGCCTGGAATTTATTAAAAGCCAATTTATCAGAACATTTACATCCTCGATTTGTGTATAGTAAAGGTAAAGTTACTGTTCGGGGATTAGCCGCCGTCAGCGCCGATAAGCAGTTAGAATCTTTGGTGAGTTGGTTAGCTCAAATGCAAACGGCTTTACCGGAGAATTCTGTTGTTTAAACTATTCCAATTTTCAGAAGGATTAAAAAACTATGAACATGAAAGAATTGTTAATTCAGGAAGTAGAAAAAAGTCCCGATTTTATTTTACAAGAAGTTTGGGATTTTCTACAATTTCTTAATGCTAAATATCAGCAAGACAAGTTAGAAACGAGTCTGGTGAGTGAATCTTCTTTACAAAAAGATTGGTTACAGCCAGAGGAGGATGAAGCATGGCAGAAATATTTGTAATGATTCAGCAATAATTTTTGATATGGATTTAAAAAATACAATGATTGATCAAAACTCAACCCAAACATTTAACCCCTGGAATTATAAACCTTGGTGGTGTCAACCTTGGTCTATTCTATTAACTGGAATCACCTTAATTTTAGGAAGTTGGTTTCTATTCCATATTATTTGGATTACGATTTTAGTCGCTATTCCCCTATTAGTTTGGATGGGATTTTTTCTATTGATATGGCCGAAGTTAATGGCGGAGGTTTATGCTCAGGAGTCTTTAAGCAATAAAGATTAAGTGATTAAAACCATGAATCAAGAAGATCAAGAACAATATTTTGTGGTCTGTGTTAATAACCAAGATTATCCTGCTTCCTTAGAAGTGAAAAAGATTTATCAATTTATTCCTGATGAACAAGCAACTCATCATCAAATGATTCGTGTTATTGATGAATCGAATGAAGATTATCTTTATCCAGCAGATTACTTTGTTGTAATTCAGTTACCTCAATCTGTTAAACAACTATTTTTTATCAGTTAATTAAGGGTTCAGAATCATGAAACTGCCTTATACAATTGTTATTTTATGGTCTGATGAAGATCATTGTTATTTAGTCCATCTTCCTGAATTTTCAACTCAACAATTTCATACACACGGAGAAACCTATGAAGAAGCATTAAAAAATGCTCAAGAAGTGTTAGAACTTTTAATAGAAGATTACGAAGCAGACGGAAAAACTTTACCTATTCCTAAGATGATAGAGCAAACTTTTCAGTTAGCTTAAAGGTTAAAAACTTTGAATATCATCATGAGTGTAAAAAAGTGAAGAGTTTTAAAGGTTATTGGCTAATAAGTGACACCTGCAACCTGAGTCAATTTAATAAAACTTCTGCTAAATATTCATATTGAGATAAATGATTATAAATTTGGGCAGAAATTCTGATTAAAGGTTGATTGTCATCATCCCAAGGCATAATTGGGACTTCGATTTTATGTTCTTGCCAAAGTTTTTGATTCAAATCGGAGAAACTTTGCCATCTTTTTCCTAATGGTAAAACCGCCATTGAACCGATTAGATGATTAGGACAAGGTAAAGGAATTTCTAATTTTTCTGATAGTAATTTTCGAGCATTTACCGCTAAATTATGATTGGTTTTGATTAATTCTGACCATCCTCCGGGTAACAGAGAACCCATAAAATCAATCGCTTTAGGAATCGATAAATAAGCACTGGGATCAGGGGTTCCTGTCCAGTCAAATTCTAATAAAAATCGAGAGCGATCGCTACGGGTAGAATTAGCTCCATGACTAATAGTAAGGGGACGAATCAACCCTTGTTTATCTTGTTGTACTGCTAAAAACGCGGCTCCTTTGGGTGCAGATAACCATTTATGGCAATTTCCTGTATAGTAAGTTGCTCCAATTTCTTGTAAATTTAAAGCTAACATTCCGGGTGCATGGGCTCCATCGATTAGGGTGTCTATTCCTAAATGATTTAATTTTTGAATAATTTCTTGAATCGGAAAAATTAACCCCGTTTGACTGGTAATATGATCAATTAATACTAATTTTGTGCGAGGAGAAACCTTTGCCATTACTGCTTCAATAATTTGTTGAGATGAAGTGATAAAAAAAGGAATATCTGCTATAATAATTTTAGCTCCTGTGCGAGTTGCAACAAAATCTAAGACATTGCGACAGGCATTATATTCATGATTGGTGGTGAGGAGTTCATCTTGTTCTGAAAAAGAAAGCGATCGCAAAACCGTATTGATCCCTGTTGTTGCATTCGGAACAAAGACCAAATCTTCAGAATTTGCCCCTACAAAATCAGCTAACTGTTGTCTAGCCTGATCCAGTAACGTTTCATATTCTCGGACAAAAAAATGAAAAGGTTGCTGTTCAAGTTGTTGTCGAAATTGATATTGAGCGTCTAAAATTGGAATCGGACAAGCACCAAAAGCACCATGATTCAGAAAAGTTACCTCTGGATCAAACATCCAATAGCGATGAAAAGCAGAATATTCAGGTTTAGTCTGTGAAGGATTATCTTTCATGTCCGATAATATTAAGAGCTACAATAATCTTAAATCAATCTTGAGCTAATTTATTTTGAACCACTGTTTCAGAATCCTTGTAAATTAGGAAGAAAGTATGCTTTCCTTAAGTCAATGGTAATGGCCAGCTTTTTCCGGTTCTGGCGACATCTCAAATGGGTAAAGTGGGAACCTTGTTCAGTTCACACCCATTTAGTAAAACTGATTGCTGACAGTGCTGATTGCGTCGCTGATCTATTAATTGCCTTGTTTCCTATCCTAATCAAAGGACTCAAAAGGATTCATCGGCGAATGATGCGTTTTTGCTGTTTTTTTCTGTATTTGAATCGCAGAACCTTCAAACAGCTAATTCAAGCCAGCCTAGAACAACGATTACCAGGTTTTGCGGCGGAAATGGCTTATCATGCTACCCTCGCTTTATTTCCAGCCGTATTAGCTTTATTAATTGCCATTAGTTCATTTCAATTAGTACAAACTGAACTCTATCAAATGGCAATCTTACTGAGTCAGATTGTCCCGGAAGAGGTACAGGATTTAATTGGAAATGGCATTAAGCAATTATCCCTCACGCCGAGTTCTAGTTTACTCTCGTTTAGTTTTCTGGTTTCTTTGTGGATTTTTTCAGGTGTTATTGGTGCAGCGATGGACGCATTAAATCATATTCATCGCGTTAAAAAGGATCATCTTCGACCTTTTTGGAAAAATAAATTAATTGCCTTAGCTTTAGCATTAGGTACTCTATTATTATTAATTTCAGCATCAGCATTAGTCTTAATTAGTGACTTTATTGTTGAAGGAATGGCTCGGCAAAGTTGTATGCTTGAGACGGTTGGTAATTGTGCTTTAGAGGATTTGGCAATTTGTATGACCAAACCTCCCGTACAAAGTTGTTTATTAGAATCAACTTTATTAGAAACCTGGAAACAATTTCGCTGGCCGATAACGTTAGGAATTGTTTCCACAAACTATGCGTTTATTTATCGTTATGCACCCAGTTACCGAGAACCCGGAACTCCGTTGATGCCGGGAGCGATTTTAGCGGCTGTATTTTGGGCATTTGTGTCTAATTTATTTCGCTGGTATGTTTACCATTTTGGTAATTTTAATATTACCTATGGCACAATTGGCGGTTTCGTTGTCTTATTACTTTGGCTGCAAATCAGTTCATTGATTATGTTGATTGGTGCTCAACTTAATGTTATTGTGGGAGATGCCATGAACACTAACTCTTAAGCAATGAATCAAGCTCTAACATTACAAACCATTGCTGAACAAGTTCAAGAATTACTGCAAGCTGAAACGGTTGTTGTTATGCTGGCAG
This Planktothrix sp. FACHB-1365 DNA region includes the following protein-coding sequences:
- a CDS encoding type II toxin-antitoxin system HicB family antitoxin codes for the protein MKLPYTIVILWSDEDHCYLVHLPEFSTQQFHTHGETYEEALKNAQEVLELLIEDYEADGKTLPIPKMIEQTFQLA
- the mfd gene encoding transcription-repair coupling factor, with translation MTFSSIVRALGRSPLTAELLNKLNKFQSLYLNGIPRLPKGLVASTLAQESGLNLLVVTATLEEAGRWAAQLEAMGWTTVHFYPTSEASPYESVSSEEMTWGQMQVLADLAGRLQNPGSPVAVVATERSLQPHLPPVEVFQPYCLTLYRGMTFEGKTLDQQLAKLGYERVATVETEGQWSRRGDIVDIFPVASELPVRLEWFGDELEQIRELDPTTQRSLDKIESLILTPTNFDVMIQGNLPEAETLITEVVPPTPTPEFQLDNANYKPPKSYHPLLGLAFEKPASLLDYLTDTTLIVIDELDQCCAHSDRWLEHIEEQWQTLPQKLPKIHRSFTDSLQEIEGFDKLYLSELADYQPTLINITDVPSLNLSSRPVPATPHQFAKLAELIRHERQRHFAIFLVSAQPSRSVALLSEHDCPSKFIPNPRDYPAIDNLIKNTPVALKYTGLAELEGFILPTFRLVLITDREFYGQHSLATPSYIRKRRRATSKQVDLNKLRPGDFVVHRQHGVGKFIKLESLVINNETREYLVLQYEDGTLRVAADQVGSLSRFRSAGGKVPQLNKLTGQAWEKTKEKVKKSLKKLAVDLLKLYAQRAQQTGYAFPLDMPWQQELEDSFSYQPTPDQIKSTQDVKRDMESDRPMDRLVCGDVGFGKTEVAIRAIFKAATAGKQVALLAPTTILTQQHYHTLKERFAPYPIEVALLNRFRTTSEKQEILKRLATGEIDVIVGTQALLGKSVHFKDLGLLVVDEEQRFGVNQKEKIKTLKTHVDVLTLTATPIPRTLYMALSGIREMSLITTPPPSRRPIQTHLAPLNLETVRTAIRQELDRGGQVFYVVPRIEGIEEKSAQIREMIPGVRLAIAHGQIDASELESIMLTFSSGEADVLVCTTIIESGLDIPRVNTILVEDAHRFGLAQLYQLRGRVGRSGVQAHAWLFYPTTADGRVNLTDDARKRLRAIQEFAQLGSGYQLAMRDLEIRGAGDILGAEQSGQMDVVGFDLYSEMLQEAIQEVKGQEIPQVDDTQIDLSLTAFIPSDYIPDLDQKVSAYRSVAACQSRDELSRIEEDWCDRYGPIPTPARQLIRIMELKQIAKKLGFSRIKPDGQQHILLETPMEEPAWNLLKANLSEHLHPRFVYSKGKVTVRGLAAVSADKQLESLVSWLAQMQTALPENSVV
- a CDS encoding aminotransferase class V-fold PLP-dependent enzyme, which translates into the protein MKDNPSQTKPEYSAFHRYWMFDPEVTFLNHGAFGACPIPILDAQYQFRQQLEQQPFHFFVREYETLLDQARQQLADFVGANSEDLVFVPNATTGINTVLRSLSFSEQDELLTTNHEYNACRNVLDFVATRTGAKIIIADIPFFITSSQQIIEAVMAKVSPRTKLVLIDHITSQTGLIFPIQEIIQKLNHLGIDTLIDGAHAPGMLALNLQEIGATYYTGNCHKWLSAPKGAAFLAVQQDKQGLIRPLTISHGANSTRSDRSRFLLEFDWTGTPDPSAYLSIPKAIDFMGSLLPGGWSELIKTNHNLAVNARKLLSEKLEIPLPCPNHLIGSMAVLPLGKRWQSFSDLNQKLWQEHKIEVPIMPWDDDNQPLIRISAQIYNHLSQYEYLAEVLLN
- a CDS encoding DUF6737 family protein, which gives rise to MIDQNSTQTFNPWNYKPWWCQPWSILLTGITLILGSWFLFHIIWITILVAIPLLVWMGFFLLIWPKLMAEVYAQESLSNKD
- a CDS encoding YihY/virulence factor BrkB family protein; this encodes MVMASFFRFWRHLKWVKWEPCSVHTHLVKLIADSADCVADLLIALFPILIKGLKRIHRRMMRFCCFFLYLNRRTFKQLIQASLEQRLPGFAAEMAYHATLALFPAVLALLIAISSFQLVQTELYQMAILLSQIVPEEVQDLIGNGIKQLSLTPSSSLLSFSFLVSLWIFSGVIGAAMDALNHIHRVKKDHLRPFWKNKLIALALALGTLLLLISASALVLISDFIVEGMARQSCMLETVGNCALEDLAICMTKPPVQSCLLESTLLETWKQFRWPITLGIVSTNYAFIYRYAPSYREPGTPLMPGAILAAVFWAFVSNLFRWYVYHFGNFNITYGTIGGFVVLLLWLQISSLIMLIGAQLNVIVGDAMNTNS
- a CDS encoding DUF2281 domain-containing protein, which gives rise to MNMKELLIQEVEKSPDFILQEVWDFLQFLNAKYQQDKLETSLVSESSLQKDWLQPEEDEAWQKYL